One stretch of Phalacrocorax aristotelis unplaced genomic scaffold, bGulAri2.1 scaffold_337, whole genome shotgun sequence DNA includes these proteins:
- the MAP2K7 gene encoding LOW QUALITY PROTEIN: dual specificity mitogen-activated protein kinase kinase 7 (The sequence of the model RefSeq protein was modified relative to this genomic sequence to represent the inferred CDS: inserted 1 base in 1 codon; deleted 1 base in 1 codon) translates to MAASSLEQKLSRLEAKLKQENREARRRIDLNLDISPARARPIIVITLSPAPAPSQRAALQLPLVSDGGGRAAPPEGXQHPPPPTRPRNMLGLPQPPFLVPRSVESIEIDQKLQEIMKQTGYLTVGGQRYQAEINDLENLGEIGSGTCGQVWKMRFRKTGHVIAVKQMRRSGNREENKRILMDLDVVLKSHDCPYIVQCFGTFITNTDVFIAMELMGTCAEKLKKRIQGPIPERILGKMTVAIVKALFYLKEKHGVIHRDVKPSNILLDERGQVKLCDFGISGRLVDSKAKTRSAGCAAYMAPERIDPPDPTKPDYDIRADVWSLGISLVELATGQFPYQNCKTDFEVLTKVLQEDPPLLPPAMGFSGDFQAFVRDCLTKDHRKRPKYNKLLEHNFIKRYETLEVDVASWFKDVMARTESPRTGAALSQHHLPFFTR, encoded by the exons ATGGCGGCGTCCTCGCTGGAGCAGAAGCTCTCCCGCCTGGAGGCGAAGCTCAAGCAGGAGAACCGCGAGGCCCGCCGCCGGATCGACCTTAACCTCGACATCAGTCCTGCCCGGGCCCGGCCTA TTATCGTCATCACCCTAAGCCCCGCTCCCGCTCCGTCCCAGCGAGCAG ctctgcagctgccgCTGGTGAGCGAcggggggggccgggccgcgccccCCGAGG CCCAGCAcccgccgccccccacccgcccccgcaacatgctggggctgccccagccgcCCTTCCTGGTGCCCCGCAGCGTGGAGAG caTCGAGATCGACCAGAAGCTGCAGGAGATCATGAAGCAGACG GGGTACCTCACCGTGGGGGGGCAG cgctACCAGGCAGAGATCAACGACCTGGAGAACCTGGGGGAGATCGGCAGCGGCACCTGCGGGCAGGTCTGGAAGATGCGCTTCCGCAAGACAGGCCACGTCATCGCCGTCAAG cAAATGCGGCGCTCGGGGAACCGGGAGGAGAACAAGCGCATCCTGATGGACCTGGACGTGGTGCTCAAGAGCCACGACTGCCCCTACATCGTCCAGTGCTTCGGCACCTTCATCACCAAC acCGACGTCTTCATCGCCATGGAGCTGATGGGCACCTGCGCCGAGAAGCTCAAGAAGCGCATCCAAGGCCCCATCCCCGAGCGCATCCTGGGCAAGATGACGGTGGCG ATCGTGAAGGCCCTCTTCTACCTGAAGGAGAAGCACGGGGTGATCCACCGCGACGTCAAACCCTCCAACATCCTCTTGGACGAGCGGGGGCAGGTCAAGCTCTGCGACTTCGGCATCAGCGGCCGCCTCGTCGACTCCAAGGCCAAGACCCGCAGCGCCGGCTGCGCCGCCTACATGGCC CCCGAGCGCATCGACCCCCCCGACCCCACCAAGCCCGACTACGACATCCGCGCCGACGTCTGGAGCCTCGgcatctccctg GTGGAGCTGGCCACGGGGCAGTTCCCCTACCAGAACTGCAAGACGGATTTCGAGGTGCTGAcgaaggtgctgcaggaggatcCCCCGCTGCTGCCCCCCGCCATGGGCTTCTCCGGGGACTTCCAGGCCTTCGTCAGGGACTG CCTCACCAAGGACCACAGGAAGAGACCAAAGTACAACAAGTTACTG GAGCACAACTTCATCAAGCGCTACGAGACGCTGGAGGTGGACGTGGCCTCCTGGTTCAAGGACGTCATGGCCAGGACAGAGTCCCCTCGCACCGGCGCCGCCCTCAGCCAGCACCACCTGCCCTTCTTCACCAGGTAG